The [Eubacterium] siraeum genome contains a region encoding:
- a CDS encoding AraC family transcriptional regulator, translating to MNDWTAGIGEAVSYIENNLDGEINIEKAAEKAFVSTFYFQKIFCVLCGFTIGEYIRYRRLSLAGEELSQGNAKVIDVALKYGYDSPDSFARAFTKFHGITPSAAKEHGTVLRSFAPIKLKLTLEGGTMIDYRITEKPAFTVVGVTTPIENDTSISYNVIPTLWDEHYKNGGGEKIRGDFGACIYCDEKTFTYMIADAYLPWKDIPDGCETYTFPAGTWAVFPCKGALPNALQSLNTKIWSEWLPNLKGYKLSGYYNLEMYTPPADKPEDTYSEIWIPIEKA from the coding sequence ATGAACGACTGGACCGCAGGAATAGGCGAGGCAGTAAGCTACATTGAAAATAATCTGGACGGCGAAATTAACATTGAAAAGGCGGCTGAAAAAGCGTTTGTTTCAACGTTTTACTTTCAGAAGATATTCTGTGTGCTGTGCGGCTTCACAATAGGCGAATATATCCGATACAGGCGGCTTTCTCTTGCCGGCGAGGAACTGTCGCAAGGAAACGCAAAGGTTATTGACGTTGCGTTAAAATACGGATACGACTCGCCCGACAGCTTTGCCCGTGCGTTCACTAAGTTTCACGGAATTACCCCTTCCGCCGCAAAGGAACACGGCACTGTACTGCGCTCCTTTGCGCCTATAAAGCTTAAACTTACACTGGAGGGCGGAACTATGATTGATTACAGAATTACCGAAAAGCCTGCATTTACCGTTGTAGGCGTGACAACACCTATTGAAAACGACACTTCAATATCCTATAATGTTATCCCAACGCTCTGGGACGAGCATTATAAAAACGGCGGCGGTGAAAAAATCCGAGGAGATTTCGGAGCGTGTATATATTGCGACGAGAAAACATTCACTTATATGATAGCGGACGCTTATCTTCCGTGGAAGGACATTCCCGACGGTTGCGAAACGTATACCTTTCCTGCCGGAACGTGGGCTGTATTTCCCTGCAAAGGCGCATTACCAAACGCTTTGCAAAGCCTTAACACAAAGATATGGAGCGAATGGCTTCCTAATCTTAAGGGCTATAAGCTGAGCGGATATTACAACCTTGAAATGTATACTCCGCCCGCAGACAAGCCTGAGGATACCTACTCGGAGATATGGATACCGATCGAAAAAGCATAA